A stretch of Lathyrus oleraceus cultivar Zhongwan6 chromosome 6, CAAS_Psat_ZW6_1.0, whole genome shotgun sequence DNA encodes these proteins:
- the LOC127097385 gene encoding uncharacterized protein LOC127097385: MVRRELGLELIDKDRSTLYDKLFSNRLSAVRESLMIESFGSQPPEKWMSLPDMGYLIANRYNVVLVCLGNPCITFFPMTSSHSPNVSIYCIGFVNQNHWVQVNMKEGFPLPPVTLDWKKFRSHIATTWMLGFAGRMQHWQLLTPVLA, translated from the exons atggttcgcagagagttggggttggaattaatagacaaggataggtcaactttgtatgacaagttattttctaatcggttgtcagctgtgagagaatctttgatgatagaatcgtttggttcacagccacctgaaaaatggatgagtctaccagatatgggttacttgatagcgaatcgttataatgttgtacttgtctgtttaggcaatccgtgcatcactttctttccgatgacaagttcacattcaccaaatgtctctatttattgcattggttttgttaaccagaatcattgggttcag gttaacatgaaagaggggtttccattgccaccggtcacattagattggaagaaatttcgttctcatatagcaactacttggatgctaggatttgcaggacgtatgcaacattggcaattacttacacctgtattagcatga